A window from Pokkaliibacter sp. MBI-7 encodes these proteins:
- the rpsO gene encoding 30S ribosomal protein S15 yields the protein MALTAEHKAQILKDFAQTENDTGSPEVQVALLSANIDSLQSHFKANAKDHHSRRGLIRMVNQRRKLLDYLKNKDAERYTQLIGRLGLRR from the coding sequence ATGGCTTTGACCGCTGAACATAAGGCTCAGATTCTGAAAGATTTCGCTCAGACTGAGAATGATACTGGCTCACCTGAAGTTCAGGTTGCTCTGCTGTCTGCTAACATTGACAGCCTGCAGTCTCACTTCAAGGCTAACGCCAAGGATCACCACTCTCGCCGTGGTCTGATCCGTATGGTTAACCAGCGCCGCAAGCTGCTGGACTACCTGAAGAACAAAGATGCTGAGCGTTATACTCAGCTGATCGGTCGCTTGGGCCTGCGCCGCTAA
- the truB gene encoding tRNA pseudouridine(55) synthase TruB: protein MSQKKSSNYWREVSGILVLDKPQGLTSNSALQKVRHLLRAAKAGHTGALDPLATGVLPLCFGEATKFSQLLLDADKGYVTVARLGTTTDTADAEGQVLLQRPLPALTAELIESVLCRFRGEIEQLPPLYSALKVDGQPLYKLAREGKSVDMETKRRQVTISSLRLLNWSESTLELEVKCSKGTYIRSLVADIGEALGCGAHVEVLRRTLAGPFTLANAMTLEQLQQTAQPDEIDNPLLHHLMPAETAVMHLNAVELDPLQTERLRQGQRIALTGVQANPLLRIYANTGEFLGLGEVVASGILHPRRLLKTS, encoded by the coding sequence ATGAGTCAGAAAAAGTCTTCCAATTACTGGCGGGAGGTCAGTGGTATCCTGGTGCTGGATAAGCCCCAGGGGTTGACCTCCAATTCCGCCCTGCAAAAAGTACGTCATCTGCTTCGAGCCGCGAAAGCGGGTCACACCGGTGCACTTGACCCTCTGGCAACGGGGGTGCTGCCTCTGTGTTTTGGTGAGGCTACTAAGTTTTCCCAGTTATTGCTCGATGCCGATAAGGGGTACGTGACTGTGGCTCGGCTTGGTACTACCACCGACACAGCTGATGCTGAAGGGCAGGTATTGCTTCAGCGTCCCCTCCCTGCTTTGACGGCTGAGCTGATTGAGTCGGTTTTGTGCCGTTTTCGTGGTGAGATTGAACAACTGCCGCCCCTTTACTCTGCTCTTAAAGTAGACGGCCAGCCTCTCTATAAGTTGGCTCGGGAAGGGAAGAGTGTCGACATGGAGACAAAACGTCGCCAGGTTACTATCTCTTCTTTACGCTTGCTTAACTGGTCAGAGTCTACGCTGGAGCTGGAAGTAAAGTGCAGTAAAGGGACCTATATTCGCTCTCTGGTAGCGGATATCGGCGAGGCGCTCGGCTGTGGTGCTCATGTTGAAGTATTGCGGCGTACTCTGGCAGGGCCGTTTACTCTGGCAAATGCGATGACTCTGGAGCAGTTGCAACAGACTGCGCAGCCAGACGAAATCGATAATCCTTTGCTGCATCATTTAATGCCGGCAGAGACTGCCGTAATGCATTTGAATGCTGTAGAATTAGACCCTTTGCAGACTGAGAGGCTACGTCAGGGGCAGCGTATTGCACTGACTGGTGTGCAGGCTAATCCGCTCTTGCGTATCTACGCAAATACGGGTGAGTTTCTAGGTCTCGGTGAAGTTGTAGCATCGGGGATACTTCATCCGCGACGCTTGCTAAAAACCTCCTGA